Proteins from a single region of Desulfolutivibrio sulfoxidireducens:
- the ispG gene encoding flavodoxin-dependent (E)-4-hydroxy-3-methylbut-2-enyl-diphosphate synthase, with translation MDNTSLVPTRRATRPIRLGPLVIGGGHPIRVQSMTNTDTRDVAATVAQILALTRAGCEIVRLAVLDEAAARAIADIRRQSPVPLIADIHFDHRLALAALEAGVDGLRINPGNIGGEAAVDAVASAAKDRGVPIRIGVNSGSVEKNLLLKYGGPTPEAMVESALGHVALLEKRGFDQIKISLKSSNVPRTIAAYRLLSEKVDYPLHIGITEAGTPMRGAVKSGVGLGILLWQGLGDTLRVSLTGNPVTEMAAAWEILRCLGIRSRGPEIISCPTCGRTEIDLAALAEAVEERLAHVTEVFTVAVMGCVVNGPGEAREADIGLAGGRGLGVIFRKGELVCKVKGQEALLARFMEELERVIDEKKKESACA, from the coding sequence ATGGACAACACATCCCTCGTTCCCACAAGGCGGGCCACGCGCCCCATCCGGCTTGGCCCCCTGGTCATCGGCGGCGGACACCCCATCCGGGTCCAGAGCATGACCAACACCGACACCCGCGACGTGGCCGCCACCGTGGCCCAGATTCTGGCCCTGACCCGGGCCGGGTGCGAGATCGTGCGCCTGGCCGTGCTCGACGAGGCCGCGGCCCGGGCCATCGCCGACATCAGGCGGCAGTCCCCCGTCCCCCTTATCGCGGACATCCATTTCGACCACCGGCTGGCCCTGGCGGCCCTCGAGGCCGGGGTGGACGGGTTGCGCATCAATCCCGGCAACATCGGCGGGGAGGCGGCCGTGGACGCCGTGGCGTCCGCCGCCAAGGACCGGGGCGTTCCCATCCGCATCGGGGTCAACAGCGGCTCCGTGGAAAAGAATCTCTTGCTCAAATACGGCGGCCCCACGCCCGAGGCCATGGTCGAAAGCGCGCTTGGCCACGTGGCCCTTCTGGAGAAGCGCGGCTTCGACCAGATAAAGATCTCGCTGAAGTCCTCCAACGTCCCCCGGACCATCGCCGCCTACCGGCTTTTATCCGAAAAGGTCGATTATCCGCTGCACATCGGCATCACCGAGGCCGGAACCCCCATGCGCGGCGCGGTCAAATCCGGCGTGGGGCTGGGCATCCTTTTGTGGCAGGGCCTGGGGGACACGCTGCGGGTATCCTTGACCGGCAATCCGGTGACCGAGATGGCCGCGGCCTGGGAGATATTGCGCTGCCTGGGCATCCGCTCCCGGGGGCCGGAGATCATTTCCTGTCCCACCTGCGGCCGTACCGAGATCGATCTGGCGGCCCTGGCCGAGGCCGTGGAGGAGCGCCTTGCGCACGTGACCGAGGTATTCACCGTGGCGGTCATGGGCTGCGTGGTCAACGGTCCGGGCGAGGCCCGGGAGGCGGACATCGGCCTGGCCGGCGGCCGGGGCCTGGGGGTCATCTTCCGCAAGGGCGAGCTGGTGTGCAAGGTCAAGGGCCAGGAGGCGCTTCTGGCCCGGTTCATGGAAGAACTCGAACGCGTCATCGACGAGAAAAAAAAGGAATCCGCATGCGCCTGA
- a CDS encoding PilZ domain-containing protein, whose protein sequence is MFGSLFKKAEKTDPRERRRAYRVSIKDLQVVVHGQSATFTFTAKDISALGVGVLTDAKAFTPGILIRLDIKQGGRILAAGLTATVVRAGGGVVGCQFQDMTKAQETILHSLVLEEQKRQAASRRPEAHCQAPLEGVEGSLTFVDPWTEAKKKGFFGKKK, encoded by the coding sequence ATGTTCGGCTCACTGTTCAAAAAAGCGGAAAAGACCGACCCCAGGGAACGCCGCCGGGCCTACCGGGTGAGCATCAAGGACCTCCAGGTGGTGGTGCACGGTCAAAGCGCCACCTTCACCTTCACGGCCAAGGACATCAGCGCCCTTGGGGTGGGGGTCCTGACCGACGCCAAGGCCTTTACGCCGGGCATCCTCATCCGTCTGGACATCAAGCAGGGGGGGCGGATTCTCGCGGCCGGGCTGACGGCCACGGTGGTGCGCGCCGGTGGCGGGGTGGTGGGCTGTCAGTTCCAGGACATGACCAAGGCCCAGGAGACGATCCTGCATTCCCTGGTGCTGGAGGAGCAGAAACGGCAGGCGGCCAGCCGCAGGCCCGAAGCCCATTGCCAGGCCCCTCTTGAGGGCGTGGAGGGCTCGCTGACCTTTGTGGACCCCTGGACCGAGGCCAAGAAAAAGGGTTTTTTCGGCAAAAAGAAATGA
- a CDS encoding ImmA/IrrE family metallo-endopeptidase: MSVLLDRLYAMAGKRSDLEIHQVPNIDCWGFLLVRDGTFHIHVNEKVRDFRKTMILVEELGEYARRRRAGRNGMAGIQPGLTQEMIVREKMDRAWVIRFSKKLLYMVRRGLHGTRVRRPKENRTGGIRVS; the protein is encoded by the coding sequence ATGTCCGTTCTGCTCGACAGGCTGTACGCCATGGCCGGGAAACGCTCCGATCTTGAAATCCATCAGGTGCCCAACATCGATTGCTGGGGATTTTTGCTGGTTCGCGACGGGACATTTCATATCCACGTCAACGAGAAGGTCCGGGACTTCCGCAAGACCATGATCCTGGTGGAGGAACTCGGGGAATACGCCCGCAGACGCCGGGCGGGGCGAAACGGCATGGCCGGGATACAACCGGGCCTGACCCAGGAGATGATCGTCAGGGAGAAGATGGACAGGGCCTGGGTGATCCGGTTCTCGAAAAAGCTTCTGTACATGGTCCGGCGCGGCCTGCATGGAACCCGCGTCCGCCGCCCCAAGGAGAACCGGACCGGCGGCATTCGGGTCAGTTGA
- a CDS encoding cation-transporting P-type ATPase produces the protein MDSITDKIWHHLDANAALQTLSTDSEKGLDTFEVQHRAKEFGPNAITRRRGKTRLERLMLQFHQPLIYILIAAGVITAALGEPVDSLVIIGVVLVNAVVGYMQEAKAAGALEALAQSMVTEATVLRAGTARRISAVELVPGDLVVLRSGDKTPADLRLVSVKNLQVDESALTGESLPVEKGEKTLPPETLLADRRNMAYASTLVTYGQAVGVVISTGDRTEIGRISSMVSQADELATPLTRKIESFSRTLLWAILGLAALTFLTGVLRGESAAEMFMAAVALAVGAIPEGLPAAVTVILAMGVSRMAARGAIIRKLPAVETLGGATVICSDKTGTLTQNQMTVTEILAGGRIRSLTGSGYDPAGRVKDMDAPDEALRETLLAGLLCNDARIEAGEAGTLVMGDPTEAALLVAAAKAGLDREEMSGRLPRLDTLPFESRHQYMATLHSRGPEAPPVVYFKGSAEVVLERATRLMNPEGTLSPPDIGRIRAEAERMASRGLRVLAMARKELPAGTRAVDHADVASDLVFLGLQGMIDPPRPEAVAAVQTFHRAGVRVKMITGDHALTAAAIGSQLGLGGSSCSASETCRVLTGMDMAEMADAELVARATETAVFARVAPDQKLRLVMALQSLGNVVAMTGDGVNDAPALKQADIGVAMGLGGTEAAKEASDMVLTDDNFTTIEAAVEEGRGVYDNLLKFIVWTLPTNVGEGLIILVAVLMGTALPILPVQILWINMTTAGCLGLTLAFEPREPGLMDRPPRRVDHPILDRELIIRIILVGTILLLAAFGLYEWELLATGDEAQARTLAVNVFVMVEAFYLFNSRSFTRSPLALGFAGNPWLLGGVALMMALQAMFTYVPAMNAMFHSAPVTLTSWVKAAAVGLVAFLVMEFKKKMRIGAGPAAKDHPA, from the coding sequence ATGGATTCCATAACGGACAAGATCTGGCACCACCTCGATGCCAATGCGGCGCTCCAGACTCTAAGCACTGATTCCGAGAAAGGGCTGGATACCTTCGAGGTCCAGCACCGGGCCAAGGAGTTCGGGCCCAACGCGATCACCCGGCGCAGGGGCAAGACGCGTCTCGAACGCTTGATGCTGCAGTTCCACCAGCCGCTCATCTATATCCTCATCGCGGCCGGCGTGATCACAGCCGCCCTGGGCGAACCCGTGGACTCCCTCGTCATCATCGGCGTGGTGCTCGTCAACGCCGTGGTGGGCTACATGCAGGAGGCCAAGGCGGCCGGGGCCCTGGAGGCCCTGGCCCAATCCATGGTCACCGAGGCCACAGTCCTCCGCGCCGGCACGGCCCGGCGCATATCCGCCGTGGAGCTGGTCCCCGGAGACCTGGTGGTGCTGCGCTCAGGCGACAAGACCCCGGCGGACCTGCGGCTCGTATCGGTGAAAAACCTCCAGGTGGACGAGTCGGCGCTCACCGGCGAATCCCTCCCCGTGGAGAAAGGCGAAAAGACTCTCCCGCCTGAAACACTCCTGGCCGACCGCCGCAACATGGCCTACGCCTCGACGCTGGTCACCTACGGACAGGCTGTGGGCGTGGTGATTTCCACCGGCGACCGCACCGAGATCGGCCGCATATCCAGCATGGTATCCCAGGCCGACGAGCTGGCCACCCCCCTGACCCGCAAGATCGAATCCTTCAGCCGCACGCTGCTGTGGGCCATCCTGGGCCTCGCCGCCCTGACCTTCCTGACGGGCGTCCTGCGGGGCGAGTCCGCCGCCGAGATGTTCATGGCCGCCGTGGCCCTGGCCGTCGGGGCAATCCCCGAGGGCCTGCCCGCGGCCGTGACGGTCATCCTGGCCATGGGCGTCTCGCGCATGGCCGCCCGTGGCGCGATCATCCGCAAGCTGCCCGCTGTGGAGACCCTTGGCGGGGCGACCGTCATCTGCTCGGACAAAACCGGCACCCTGACCCAGAACCAAATGACCGTGACCGAAATCCTCGCCGGAGGGCGCATACGTTCCCTAACCGGCTCCGGGTACGACCCGGCGGGCCGGGTAAAGGACATGGACGCCCCGGACGAGGCGCTACGCGAGACCCTCCTGGCCGGGCTTTTGTGCAACGACGCGCGCATCGAGGCCGGAGAAGCCGGGACCTTGGTCATGGGCGACCCCACGGAGGCCGCCCTTCTGGTGGCGGCCGCCAAGGCCGGGCTGGACCGCGAGGAGATGTCCGGCCGCCTGCCGCGTCTGGACACCCTGCCCTTCGAGTCGCGGCACCAGTACATGGCCACCCTCCACAGCCGTGGGCCGGAAGCGCCCCCTGTGGTCTATTTCAAGGGTTCGGCCGAGGTGGTGCTGGAGCGGGCCACACGCCTCATGAATCCCGAGGGAACCCTCTCTCCCCCGGACATCGGGCGGATACGGGCCGAGGCGGAGCGCATGGCGTCCCGGGGGCTTCGGGTGCTGGCCATGGCCCGGAAGGAGCTGCCCGCCGGCACCCGCGCCGTGGACCACGCCGACGTCGCCTCGGACCTCGTCTTCCTCGGGCTGCAGGGCATGATCGACCCCCCCAGGCCGGAGGCGGTCGCGGCGGTTCAAACCTTCCATCGGGCCGGGGTTCGGGTCAAAATGATCACCGGCGACCATGCCCTGACCGCGGCGGCCATCGGTTCGCAACTCGGCCTCGGCGGGTCCTCCTGCTCCGCCTCCGAAACCTGCCGCGTGCTCACCGGGATGGACATGGCGGAAATGGCCGACGCCGAATTGGTGGCCCGGGCAACGGAAACCGCCGTTTTTGCCCGGGTGGCCCCGGATCAGAAGCTCAGGCTGGTCATGGCCCTGCAGAGCCTGGGGAACGTCGTGGCCATGACCGGCGACGGCGTCAACGACGCCCCGGCGCTCAAGCAGGCCGACATCGGCGTGGCCATGGGCCTGGGAGGCACCGAGGCCGCCAAGGAGGCCTCGGACATGGTGCTCACCGACGACAACTTCACCACCATCGAGGCCGCTGTGGAGGAAGGGCGCGGCGTCTACGACAACCTGCTCAAGTTCATCGTCTGGACCCTTCCCACCAACGTGGGGGAAGGGCTGATCATCCTGGTGGCCGTCCTCATGGGGACGGCCTTGCCCATCCTGCCCGTGCAGATTCTGTGGATCAACATGACCACGGCGGGCTGCCTCGGGCTCACCCTGGCCTTCGAGCCCAGGGAGCCCGGCCTCATGGACAGGCCGCCCAGGCGGGTGGACCATCCCATCCTGGACAGGGAACTCATCATCCGGATCATCCTGGTGGGAACCATCCTGCTCTTAGCCGCGTTCGGCCTCTACGAGTGGGAGCTTCTCGCCACGGGCGACGAGGCCCAGGCGCGAACCCTGGCCGTCAATGTGTTCGTCATGGTCGAGGCCTTCTATCTGTTCAACAGCCGTTCCTTCACCCGCTCGCCCCTGGCCCTGGGCTTCGCCGGGAACCCGTGGCTGCTGGGGGGCGTTGCCCTGATGATGGCGCTGCAGGCCATGTTCACCTACGTCCCGGCCATGAACGCCATGTTTCATTCCGCGCCGGTGACGCTGACGAGTTGGGTCAAGGCGGCGGCGGTGGGCCTCGTGGCCTTTCTCGTGATGGAGTTCAAGAAAAAGATGCGGATCGGGGCCGGCCCGGCGGCAAAGGACCATCCCGCCTAA
- a CDS encoding cysteine synthase — protein MIHDDILTLIGNTPLVTVRRLNPNPAVTVAVKLEAKNPGGSIKDRVAMAMIGAAEQSGELTRDKTVIEATSGNTGIGLAMVCAVKGYRLRLLMPASASEERKRIMRAYGAQIVLTPGHLGTDGAIEEAYRLVREHPEEYVLMDQFNNPASIDAHYQGTGLEIWEQTEGRLTHLVVALGTSGTAMGCAKRLKEMNPAVRVVAVEPAPGHRIQGLKNMQESYPPGIYDKRAMDEILRVPDEEAFETARRLAREEGILAGMSGGAAMAGALRVAAGLTNGLVVTILPDGGERYLSTSLFATPEKKGVGLPRVAGGERVYLDPAAGPHGLFAMGPPLTMPGEVDAWRRIVFLDVLARYLERAGARVASAVGVADLEDKALSAAAAANLSRAEFTARAMAGLSEIASPLGVKIPFVAASSAQDRAVDLADKLLRRGLAYEKLRSVYFDVTRDKGYGELLHADPTKLALGKTVDLAAYLKENPQDFTLLKRVSLKDLKRGDLMATPWGNVRPSWFLQMAVAALAGLPTITVVLAGEDQCFPHLENLRSIWSRAAGATPLAWLVTGQARAAAGSRTDDEPPAPDIHALLARGFSPRDIRLWLLSAAYRKSLSLAADTLAMWGKNRARVQETAMVLAEIADGDTSPAVASADAQAAATGLFPALAAALEDDLGLYTFWPELFAFCRTVNTRRATLSPADASACLAALRQVDSILGLLDENALPIPRSQWPRSVAPLLQERETARRDKDFARADSLRRDIAAAGYRLEDTPSGPRLFR, from the coding sequence ATGATCCATGACGATATTTTGACCCTTATAGGAAACACCCCCCTGGTGACCGTCCGTCGCCTGAACCCCAATCCGGCCGTGACCGTGGCCGTCAAGCTCGAGGCCAAAAATCCCGGCGGCTCCATCAAGGACCGGGTGGCCATGGCCATGATCGGCGCCGCCGAGCAAAGCGGCGAACTGACCCGGGACAAGACCGTCATCGAGGCCACCTCCGGCAATACCGGCATCGGGTTGGCCATGGTCTGCGCCGTCAAGGGCTACCGCCTGCGGCTGCTCATGCCGGCCTCGGCCTCCGAGGAACGCAAGCGCATCATGCGCGCCTACGGGGCCCAGATCGTGCTCACTCCGGGTCATCTGGGTACGGACGGGGCCATCGAGGAGGCCTACCGCCTGGTCCGCGAGCATCCCGAGGAATATGTGCTCATGGACCAGTTCAACAATCCGGCCAGCATCGACGCCCACTACCAGGGCACGGGCCTTGAGATATGGGAGCAGACCGAGGGCCGGCTGACCCATCTGGTGGTCGCCCTGGGCACCTCGGGCACGGCCATGGGCTGCGCCAAGAGACTCAAGGAGATGAACCCGGCCGTGCGCGTCGTGGCCGTGGAACCCGCGCCCGGACACCGCATCCAGGGCCTGAAAAACATGCAGGAGTCCTATCCGCCCGGTATCTACGACAAGCGGGCCATGGACGAGATCCTGCGCGTTCCCGACGAGGAGGCCTTTGAAACCGCCCGCCGGCTGGCCCGCGAGGAGGGCATCCTGGCCGGCATGAGCGGCGGCGCGGCCATGGCCGGGGCGTTGCGGGTGGCCGCCGGCCTGACCAATGGCCTGGTGGTCACCATCCTGCCCGACGGCGGCGAACGCTACCTGAGCACCAGCCTTTTCGCCACGCCTGAGAAAAAAGGCGTGGGCCTGCCCCGCGTGGCCGGAGGGGAGCGGGTCTACCTCGACCCGGCCGCCGGCCCGCACGGCCTCTTCGCCATGGGGCCGCCCCTGACCATGCCGGGCGAGGTGGACGCCTGGCGGCGCATCGTCTTTCTGGACGTGCTGGCGCGCTACCTGGAACGCGCCGGGGCGCGCGTCGCTTCCGCTGTGGGCGTGGCCGACCTGGAGGACAAGGCCCTTTCGGCCGCCGCGGCGGCCAATCTGTCCAGGGCCGAATTCACCGCCCGGGCCATGGCCGGCCTTTCCGAAATAGCCTCCCCGCTCGGGGTCAAAATCCCCTTTGTGGCCGCCTCCTCGGCCCAGGACCGGGCCGTGGACCTGGCCGACAAACTCCTGCGTCGCGGGCTGGCCTATGAAAAATTGCGCAGCGTCTACTTCGACGTGACCCGGGACAAGGGCTACGGCGAACTGCTGCACGCCGACCCGACCAAGCTGGCCCTGGGCAAGACCGTGGACCTGGCCGCCTATCTCAAGGAAAATCCCCAGGACTTCACGTTGCTCAAACGCGTCAGCCTCAAGGACCTCAAACGCGGCGACCTCATGGCCACCCCCTGGGGCAACGTCCGGCCAAGCTGGTTCCTCCAGATGGCCGTGGCCGCCCTGGCCGGACTGCCTACCATTACCGTCGTCCTGGCCGGCGAGGACCAGTGCTTCCCCCACCTGGAAAACCTGCGCTCCATCTGGTCCCGGGCGGCCGGCGCGACCCCCCTGGCCTGGCTGGTGACCGGGCAGGCCAGGGCCGCCGCCGGGTCGCGCACGGACGACGAACCCCCCGCCCCGGACATCCACGCCCTCCTGGCCAGGGGCTTTTCCCCCCGGGACATCCGTCTGTGGCTTTTGTCCGCCGCCTACCGCAAATCCCTGTCCCTGGCCGCCGACACCCTGGCCATGTGGGGCAAGAACCGGGCCAGGGTCCAGGAAACCGCCATGGTCCTGGCCGAAATCGCCGACGGCGACACATCCCCGGCCGTCGCCTCGGCCGATGCCCAGGCCGCCGCCACAGGCCTTTTCCCGGCCCTGGCCGCCGCCCTGGAGGATGACCTCGGACTCTACACATTCTGGCCCGAACTCTTCGCCTTTTGCCGCACGGTCAATACCCGCCGCGCCACCCTCTCCCCGGCCGACGCCTCGGCCTGCCTGGCCGCCCTGCGCCAGGTGGATTCCATCCTCGGGCTCCTCGACGAGAATGCCCTGCCCATCCCGCGCTCCCAGTGGCCCCGGTCCGTCGCGCCGCTTCTCCAGGAACGCGAAACCGCCCGCCGCGACAAGGACTTCGCCCGGGCGGACTCCCTGCGCCGCGATATCGCCGCAGCCGGCTACCGGCTGGAAGACACCCCTTCGGGTCCCCGACTTTTCAGATGA
- a CDS encoding motility associated factor glycosyltransferase family protein, translating to MSVSVFLQDNLTTLAKIGSPIVKWLESHAVPPDVVAGRVRKNPMGHLDYAPGEGPSLYGAMPPGMVYRGWTPADDGRLAAGATIIIGSGLGYGINHVLAKTPNTHKVLVIEPSPELLVACLGLTDYRPFLHAKKLIFLPPDKAIFEEVLKTLDVCFLFGKIHLRADMACKQFGPDYARWTAHVRARLENTSVELSTLRQKQDVMVGNELKNYHQAMNEGSLLGLRDAARGLATVIMGAGPSLGRFAPELAKRRGHALYTTALQTLPALEKVGFKPDVCMAIDFRPEMRACIENLRDRSFAADIPLIYSTKMDPEVLALYPGPKHPMWTVGGIGTYVLANNELVMDAGGNVAVSLCRFLITCGVASILLVGQDFAWSGEATHVSGHHAAKGRYVYNPKRDLALKNAHGETIYSNVGYMAAKRDLEKSLCEGRVAVFNLYGGGVPIAPAQNVTLDQAHLAGALASAPGSMEWFRKALARSRTPRVRPIFSPRAPKWSTSLKNVAGRLEKLFKNPGKNAAEIRVMFERVRFFLRQDPLYLPYLYNELMDMAGLCHARATYGIKDMVEFRRIRRRVMEKVREMDQALCGGRQWRAA from the coding sequence ATGTCCGTCAGCGTCTTTTTGCAGGACAACCTCACGACCCTGGCCAAGATCGGCTCCCCGATCGTGAAATGGCTTGAGTCCCATGCCGTGCCGCCGGATGTCGTGGCCGGCCGTGTGCGCAAAAACCCCATGGGGCACCTGGATTACGCGCCCGGGGAGGGACCGTCGCTGTACGGGGCCATGCCGCCGGGCATGGTCTACCGGGGCTGGACCCCGGCCGACGACGGCCGTCTGGCCGCCGGGGCCACGATCATCATCGGTTCGGGACTGGGGTACGGCATAAACCATGTCCTGGCCAAGACCCCCAACACCCACAAGGTGCTGGTCATCGAGCCTTCGCCGGAACTGCTTGTGGCCTGCCTGGGACTGACCGACTACCGGCCGTTTCTCCATGCCAAAAAACTGATCTTTCTGCCTCCGGACAAGGCGATCTTCGAGGAGGTCCTCAAGACCCTGGACGTGTGTTTCCTGTTCGGCAAGATCCACCTGCGCGCGGACATGGCCTGCAAGCAGTTCGGCCCGGACTACGCCAGGTGGACCGCGCACGTCCGGGCCCGGCTGGAGAACACCTCCGTGGAGCTGTCCACCCTGCGTCAAAAACAGGACGTCATGGTCGGCAACGAGCTCAAGAACTACCATCAGGCCATGAACGAGGGCAGCCTTCTGGGCCTTCGGGACGCGGCCCGGGGCCTGGCGACGGTGATCATGGGCGCGGGGCCGTCCCTGGGGCGTTTCGCCCCGGAGTTGGCCAAACGGCGCGGGCACGCCCTGTACACCACGGCCCTGCAGACCCTGCCGGCCCTGGAGAAGGTGGGATTCAAGCCCGATGTGTGCATGGCCATCGATTTCAGGCCGGAAATGCGGGCCTGCATCGAAAATTTGCGGGACCGGTCCTTTGCCGCCGACATCCCGCTGATCTATTCCACCAAGATGGACCCGGAGGTCCTGGCCCTGTATCCCGGGCCCAAGCATCCCATGTGGACCGTGGGCGGCATCGGCACCTACGTTTTGGCCAATAACGAACTGGTCATGGACGCGGGCGGCAACGTGGCCGTGTCCCTGTGCCGGTTCCTGATCACCTGCGGCGTGGCCAGCATCCTTTTGGTCGGCCAGGACTTCGCCTGGTCCGGGGAGGCCACCCACGTCTCAGGGCACCATGCCGCCAAAGGCCGCTACGTCTACAACCCCAAACGCGATCTGGCCCTGAAAAACGCCCACGGGGAAACCATTTATTCCAATGTCGGCTACATGGCCGCCAAGCGGGACCTGGAGAAGTCCCTTTGCGAGGGGCGCGTCGCGGTGTTCAATCTGTACGGCGGGGGGGTTCCGATCGCGCCGGCGCAAAACGTGACCCTGGACCAGGCCCATCTGGCCGGGGCCCTGGCCTCGGCCCCGGGCAGCATGGAGTGGTTCCGAAAGGCCCTGGCGCGTTCCCGCACGCCCCGGGTCAGGCCGATATTTTCCCCGCGCGCCCCGAAGTGGTCGACTTCGCTCAAAAACGTGGCCGGCCGCCTGGAGAAGCTCTTCAAGAACCCCGGCAAGAACGCGGCCGAGATACGGGTCATGTTCGAGCGCGTCCGCTTTTTTCTCAGGCAGGACCCGTTGTATCTGCCCTATCTTTACAACGAGCTCATGGACATGGCCGGGCTGTGCCACGCCCGCGCCACATACGGCATCAAGGACATGGTGGAATTCCGGCGCATCCGCCGGCGGGTGATGGAGAAGGTCCGGGAGATGGACCAGGCGCTGTGCGGCGGCCGGCAGTGGCGGGCGGCGTAG
- a CDS encoding TadE/TadG family type IV pilus assembly protein: MTRNERNAGKDHQGRPSARSPGRGDPGSRGTAAVEMALVLPLLIFLVMGIFDVANMMRISLGMQHAVRLGVEAAASGAGVDDGSRGTALVEEAVNAHLNLLALEGTPVVTVQSWEGTDTSGEGVSGNLGGPCDMVEVKVDYTYHPLDPFVAVATLFGGLSNLDIPLSRSERRVNEPWASCN, from the coding sequence ATGACCAGGAACGAACGAAACGCCGGTAAGGACCACCAGGGGAGGCCTTCGGCCAGGTCTCCGGGCCGGGGCGATCCCGGCAGCCGGGGAACGGCGGCCGTGGAAATGGCCCTGGTGCTGCCGTTGCTCATCTTTCTGGTCATGGGTATCTTTGACGTGGCCAACATGATGCGCATCAGCCTGGGCATGCAGCACGCCGTCCGGCTCGGGGTGGAGGCGGCGGCCTCGGGCGCGGGCGTGGATGACGGATCGCGCGGCACGGCCCTGGTGGAGGAGGCGGTGAACGCCCACCTGAATCTTCTGGCCCTGGAGGGAACGCCGGTCGTCACCGTGCAAAGCTGGGAAGGGACCGACACCTCGGGGGAGGGCGTCTCCGGGAACCTGGGCGGGCCGTGCGACATGGTGGAGGTCAAGGTGGACTACACCTACCATCCCCTGGACCCGTTCGTCGCCGTGGCCACCCTGTTCGGCGGGCTTTCGAACCTGGACATCCCCCTGTCGCGGTCGGAGCGCCGGGTCAACGAGCCCTGGGCCTCCTGCAACTGA
- a CDS encoding pilus assembly protein TadG-related protein, whose translation MTVMMALLLPVVVGAAGLAIDGGRLYLAQRALQNAVDAAALAGSMSLPEDPDMDKGIASAAAESMLTQNYPAATMVSAGPGSEVRSACVKGAVNVDYLLMDVLGLSGDTVTAQACAGFNNLEIVLVLDTTGSMSGTPLTNVKAAATDLVELILPSGITPSTKIGLVPFRSKVRLRAGVDGVATGCRNADGTLNNGALLDVYKAAKYRYPVGSSLSVDSDTCSNISYTEALSTDRATLLSRISALSASGAGSGTIISEGIKWGRNVLTPEAPFTEGSTDEKYRKIMIVLTDGDTEDARCGGTYATSRTPNNYWTNAYFGMGLSTTYPAPANFPNCTDGGGLNAAMLSEAQTSKNAGIEIFSIRFGNSDSTDISLMKQIASSKTDDDHYFNAPSAEDIQDVFKLIGRQLGHRLIPVSEAMGTSQ comes from the coding sequence GTGACCGTGATGATGGCCCTGCTTCTGCCCGTGGTCGTCGGGGCGGCCGGACTGGCTATCGACGGCGGGAGATTGTACCTGGCCCAGCGCGCCCTGCAAAACGCCGTGGACGCGGCGGCCCTGGCCGGAAGCATGTCTCTGCCGGAAGACCCGGACATGGACAAGGGCATCGCCTCGGCCGCGGCCGAATCGATGCTCACCCAGAACTACCCCGCCGCGACCATGGTCTCGGCCGGTCCCGGCTCCGAGGTCCGTAGCGCCTGCGTTAAGGGCGCGGTGAACGTGGACTACCTGCTCATGGACGTCCTGGGTCTAAGCGGCGATACGGTCACGGCCCAGGCCTGCGCCGGGTTCAACAACCTGGAGATCGTCCTGGTTTTGGACACCACCGGCAGCATGAGCGGCACCCCCCTGACCAACGTCAAGGCGGCGGCCACGGACCTGGTGGAACTGATCCTGCCCTCGGGCATCACCCCCTCGACCAAGATCGGCCTGGTGCCCTTTCGCAGCAAGGTCCGGCTGCGGGCCGGGGTGGACGGGGTGGCCACGGGCTGCCGCAACGCCGACGGCACCCTCAACAACGGGGCCCTGCTCGACGTCTACAAGGCCGCCAAGTATCGCTATCCGGTCGGATCGAGCCTAAGCGTCGACTCCGACACCTGCAGCAACATCTCCTATACCGAGGCCCTAAGCACCGACCGGGCCACGCTTTTAAGCCGTATCTCGGCCCTAAGCGCCTCCGGCGCGGGCTCGGGAACCATCATCTCCGAGGGCATCAAGTGGGGGCGTAACGTCCTGACCCCGGAGGCCCCCTTCACCGAGGGCAGCACCGACGAAAAGTACCGCAAGATCATGATCGTCCTGACCGACGGCGATACCGAGGACGCCCGGTGCGGCGGCACCTACGCCACCTCCCGGACCCCCAACAACTACTGGACCAACGCCTACTTCGGCATGGGCCTGTCCACCACCTATCCCGCTCCGGCCAATTTCCCCAACTGCACGGACGGCGGCGGACTCAACGCGGCCATGCTCAGCGAGGCCCAGACCTCCAAGAACGCCGGGATCGAGATCTTCTCCATCCGCTTCGGAAATTCCGATTCCACAGACATCTCGCTTATGAAGCAGATCGCCTCGTCCAAGACGGACGACGACCACTATTTCAACGCCCCCAGCGCCGAGGACATCCAGGACGTGTTCAAGCTCATCGGCCGCCAGCTCGGGCACCGGCTCATCCCCGTGTCCGAGGCCATGGGCACGAGCCAGTAG